Genomic window (Lujinxingia vulgaris):
CCCCAGTCCCACCCAGCCGTGGGCGGCGGCGCACATCGGGCAGTGTTCGCCGGAGGTGTATACCACCGCGCGGGCGCGCTCCTCTTCGCTGAGGTGGGCTGCGGTCCAGCGGGCGATCTCGAACTCGGGGTGCAGGGTGGCGTCGTTTCCGGTGCGGGTGCGATTTCGCGCTTCGAAGCGGACCTGGTCGTCGAGCACAAGCAGCGAGCCGAATGGGGCGTCGCCGGCGTTGAGGGCTTCGGTGGCGAGTTCGATGCAGCGGGCGAGGTGGAGGCGGTCCTGGGGGGTGATCATTGAAGCTCCAAAAGGGTGCGGTGTGGGGAGGCGTGTGGGTGATGGGTGGGGTGCGTTTTGTGGTTGGGTGGTTGTGGGGCCTCGGGGTTCGCGATGTTGGGAGGTTCGTGAGAGCGTTGGGGGTGTGCGGGCGGATTAGATGGGGAGATTATTCAGAGTTGCATCGGGGCCTCGGGGTTCGCGATGCTGGGAGGTTCGTGAGGGCGTTGGGGGTGTGCGGGCGGATAAGATGGGGAGATTATTCAGAGTTGCTGCGGGTCCGAGAGACGCACGAAGTCCAGTGTTTATGCGCTTGTTGCGATGCTGAGTGTATCAGGGCAACGCCGGCGCCGTCGCTTCGGGGTGGCGGCCGCTAAAGCCACAGCTTCATCTTTGCAGTTTAGTCATCGGTTGCCCTGGAGGCGTCCCGGTTTGCGGGCGTGCGGGATGTGCGGTGTGGGGAGAGGGTCGGGTGCTTCGTGACGTGGGGATCTGGTTTTTGGACCATTGCCGGGCCAGAGCATGAGCGCGGCGGGCTCGGGGAAACGCCTCTTAGATGGGCGATGCGCCGGGCTCCTGAGAAGTCCCGAGAATCTGTGGGGTGGAGCGTGCTCGTCAGCAAAAATCCGGGAGGTTCAGGGGCGAGTGGTGAGCAGATGGATCGTTTTTCGTAAATGTTCACAGGGGGATGAGAGCTATGAGGGAGCTGGTGGCACAGGGGTTGCTTTGATGGGGGGGCGCTGAACTGAATGATGCATGGTTGATGGATGTCATAAGCGAGAGAGGAGCCTGATGATGACGCAGAAACGCAGGATGTTCTGGGTGAGTGTGCTGATGTGCAGCGCGATGGCGGTGGGGTGTAGTGCGGAGGTGGAAGAGTTTCGAAACACCGAGCACGACGCCGGCACCGAGCGTGCTGACGTCGCTCCGGATACCGACGCACAGGCGCCGGATGCGGATACTGACACCGAGCCCGGGCCCGAGTGTACCACCGCCGGGGGCTGCGAGCAGGGCAGCTATTGCAACATGGAGATGGGGTGTGTGGACGGAGTCTGCGAGGCCCTTCTGGTGCCGGAGGTCGAGCCGGGCACGATGTATGAGGCATGGGATCAATGGCCCTGCGTGGCCGACTCCTGCACCTGCGCCAGCGGTGCGGATCCCTTTCTTGAAGGGATTTTGAAGTGCGAGCCGGTGCATAACGGCTATTTCTGGACCTTTGGCAGCGTGGAGGTGCGCGTGCTGGGGCGTGCGGAATCTGGCGAGTGCATCTGGGAGGTCTCGGAGAACACCGAGGCGGAGGTCACCCAGCGCACCTGTCGGGTGCCCATGCCCTCGGCGCCCTGGCCGGGGCTCTACGCCGACCACTCCATGCATCTGCCCTTTATGGAAGGCTTCCCCGGGGAGTGCGACGAGCCGACGACCTGCTGTGTGCTCGATGGTTGCCCCAACCCCTGTGGCGAGGAGGAGATGGAGAAGCAGGTGTGCTTTCGTTTTCCTCTTCATATGACTCCCTGCGAAGTCATCCGCTGAGTGCCGCCTGCATCAGAACGACGCTGGCGTCGTCGCTTCGGATTCGCGGTAGCGTTGCTACAGCTTCATCCTCGCTCCTTGTCATCGTTGCCCTGATGCAGGCGGGGTGGGAGGATCGCGTTAGAACGACGCTGGCGTCGTCGCTTCGGATTCGCGGTAGCGTTGCTACACCTTCATCCTCGCTCCTTGTCATCGTTGCCCTGATGCAGGCGGGGTGGGAGGATCGCGTTAGAACGACGCTGGCGTCGTCGCTTCGGATTCGCGGTAGCGTTGCTACACCTTCATCCTCGCTCCTTGTCATCGTTGCCCTGATGCAGGCGGGGTGGGAGGATCGCGTTAGAACGACGCTGGCGTCGTCGCCACAAATTTGCAGGCAAAAAAGGTCCGAGAGACGCACGAAGTTCAGTGTTTATGCGGCTTATCGGGATGTCGTCTTTGCGGGAAAGCGCTCCGGATGGGGGGATGTGCGCGTTGAAGCCAGTGGGCTGAAATAGTGGTGGGTGAAAATGACCGAGAGACCGACGAGGGGCCGCGACCATGCGGTTTTCCGTGGGTCTCATCGTGACGTGGAGGCAAAATAGATCGAGGTGGCGAAGCCGGGGAGCCTCGCCACCTCGTCGGGGTGGTGCTGGTGGTGCTGGTGGTGCGGTGGAGGATCAGCGCGCGACGGAGACGTAATCCAGGCGGAGCAGGATGTCGTCGATGCTGTTGAAGTTCAGGCCGTTGCTTCCGTCGACGCTGATGACCGAGGCGGGGATGAAGATGGCGTAGTCGCCGTAGAGGCCGCGGGCGGCCAGCTCGGCGGTCTGGCCGGAGGCGTAGTCGGCGCCTTCAAATTCGCCGCGATCGACGTTGAAGAAGGCCTGGATGCGGGCGCGGCTGTAGTCTTCGACGCCGCGGCCGCCGCCCTGGGATTGGCCAAAGTCGGCGCCGATGCCCGGGACGCGGAAGAGGTTGCGGGAGGGGCGCACGCTGGCCAACTGGAAGTCGGGCTGGCCATCGGGGGAGGCGCCGCACCACTGGCTGAAGAAGGTGTTTCGCTTCAAGAGGTCGATGCGCACGTTCTGGGTCTCGGAGCCAATGTAGAGATCCTCGCCGAGCACCGAGGCGTTGATGGCCCAGAGGCGCTCGGCGCAGTCGTTCTGCGAGAAGATCGGGACGCCGCGGGTTTCAAAGCCCAGCGCGCCCAGCGGGGCCAGGGTGAAGGGGATGCGCTGGCCCTGGTAGGTGTCGCCCTCGTAGACGGAAAAACGCTCGTCGGAGAGGAGGATGCGGAAGCGCTCGGCGGGAGTGAGCGGCCCGAGGCTCTCGGGCCAGAGGGAGGCGTCGCCCAGTTGCAGGATGTCGTCGCGCAGGCTCACCACGGTGTTGAGCTCGGTGGGCATGCTGCCGTTGATGCCGCGGGTGTTGGCGTCGGCCCAGAGCTGCTCGAGCACGTTCTGGCGAAGTTCCATCGGGGTTTTTGCGTCGAAGACAGCCTGTCGGATGGCCAGGGAGGCCTGGTACTCGTATTCGACGGCGCGCACCGCGAGGTAGGCGGCGCGCTGGGCCGTTTTGAAGTCGTGGGTGTAGGTGGTGATCTTCTCGTTGACCCAGATGTCGCCGGAGGCGTCGGGGACCTCCATGCCCTCGATGCGCTCAAGGTAGGAGAAGCCCTCGGCGTGGGCGCGCTCGGCGTCTTTGGTGAGTTCAAAAAGGGTGGCGTTGGCGCGCTGCAGATCGAAGGCGGCGCGCTCCACCTCGATGGCGGCAGTGCGCAGGCCGACGAGCTCCATGCGGGCGTCGTTGGCGCAGACCTCGAACTCGGCGGCGGCCTCCAGCTCGGCGACGAGGTTATCGTGGCGGGCCTGGGCGTTTTCCATGTCGGCTTCCAGCGCGATGGAGATGACGTTGGCGACGGTCTCGACGGCGCCGGCGGCGCAGGAGGCTCCGATGGTGCCGGCGGAGACGACGGCCGCGATGGGGTTGCTCTTATCGGAGCTGGCAGCGGTGGCGGCGCACTCTTTGACGCCAGCGGCGACGGTGGCCACGCCGTCGGAGATGGCTTTTGCTTCGCGCAGTCCCCGCATCGTTTCTAAGTGCTCGTTGCGGGCAGCCTGGAGCTGGCTATTGGCCTCTTCCAGGATCCAGCAGGAGCGCATGGCGACGTCGTAGGCGTCGGTATGCTCGGCAATCGCCTCGCGGGCCTGCTCCAGGTCGCGGGTGGCAGCGACGATCTCCAGGTTGGCCTCTCCTAAGGTTCCGGTGAGGCAGTCGGGCTCTTCGCGGGGGTTGTTGGGAAGCGGCACGTCCAGGTTCATGGTGGGGAAGTCGGCGCGGCAGGTGCTGATGGCGCTGGCCATCAGGACGCGAACCACCGAGGCGTCGCTACTGTTTTCGCCGTCGCCCAAAAAGGACTCCAGAGAGCGCGGGGTGGTCAGGTTCAGGGTGTCGCGGCTTAAGGGGAGCTCGGCGACCGAGGGGTTATGGTCGCAGACCAGGCAGGAGGAGCCGGAGCCGGCGCAGTCGCTCACCGAGGCGCTCTCGCCATCGTCAACACGCTCGCCAAAACAGGCCTGGGCGAAGGTCCGGGCGGCGGCGTTGCTGAAGCCGGCGTCGGCGCTGAGCGAATCGGCGTTGTACTCGGCGTGGAGGCAGAAGCGTC
Coding sequences:
- a CDS encoding nucleoside deaminase; translation: MITPQDRLHLARCIELATEALNAGDAPFGSLLVLDDQVRFEARNRTRTGNDATLHPEFEIARWTAAHLSEEERARAVVYTSGEHCPMCAAAHGWVGLGRIVYASSSRQLVTWLGELGAPENPVQALTITEILRNADVDGPVEGLDEEVRRLHAHHATLNQSRE